A single genomic interval of Litoreibacter ponti harbors:
- the tkt gene encoding transketolase: protein MDIAALRDAHPEHWMRAAAIRTLTLDAVAAANSGHSGMPMGMADVATVLYEKHLKFDASAPDWPDRDRFILSAGHGSMLLYSLLHLTGYSDMTLEQIKNFRQLGSITDGHPEYGHAGGIETTTGPLGQGIGNAVGFALAEENQRARFGKKLVDHYTYCIAGDGCLMEGVSQEAIGIAGRHELGHLIVLWDNNNITIDGTVELSDRTDQVQRFKASGWHVQEIDGHDPDAIDAAIEKAKKTRKPSMIACKTHIALGSSAQDTSKGHGALTSDELIADTKAAYGWNYGPFEIPGDVKKQWEAIGKRGAEDRRAWEERLLSVSGAKQKEFARCYAGDVPKKLSATIKALKKQISESQPKVATRKASEMALEVINPIMQETFGGSADLTGSNNTLTSDMGVFSPDNRKGRYMYYGIREHGMAAAMNGIALHGGSKAYGGTFMCFTDYARGAMRLSALMGVPVTYVMTHDSIGLGEDGPTHQPVEHLAMLRATPNVNVFRPADAVETAEAWELALSSKKTPSVLALSRQGLPTVRTDHTLKNQVATGGYVLAEATGKRQAILMATGSEVEIALAARDLLESEGIGTRVVSMPCWELFEEQDEKYRRKVLPAGPVRVAVEAAIRFGWDRWLFGERGKREKSGFVGMHGFGASAPAGDLYKHFGITAKAVAEKVKSLL, encoded by the coding sequence TTGGATATTGCTGCCCTGCGCGACGCCCACCCCGAGCACTGGATGCGCGCCGCCGCCATCCGCACCCTGACGCTGGACGCCGTGGCGGCCGCAAATTCCGGCCATTCCGGCATGCCAATGGGCATGGCCGATGTGGCGACGGTTCTTTATGAAAAGCACCTCAAATTCGATGCCTCCGCACCTGATTGGCCGGATCGGGACCGCTTCATTCTGTCGGCGGGCCACGGGTCGATGTTGCTGTACTCGCTGCTGCACCTGACCGGATACTCGGACATGACGCTGGAGCAGATCAAGAATTTCCGCCAGCTGGGCTCAATCACCGACGGGCATCCGGAATACGGCCACGCGGGCGGGATCGAGACCACGACCGGGCCGCTGGGCCAAGGCATCGGAAACGCAGTGGGCTTCGCATTGGCCGAAGAGAACCAGCGCGCGCGCTTCGGCAAGAAGCTGGTGGATCACTACACCTACTGCATCGCGGGTGATGGTTGCCTGATGGAGGGCGTCAGCCAAGAGGCGATCGGGATTGCGGGCCGACACGAGCTGGGCCACCTGATTGTGCTGTGGGACAACAACAACATCACCATCGACGGCACGGTCGAGCTGTCCGACCGCACCGATCAGGTGCAGCGCTTCAAGGCGTCGGGCTGGCATGTGCAAGAGATCGACGGGCATGACCCCGATGCGATCGATGCGGCCATCGAGAAAGCGAAGAAAACCCGTAAGCCGTCGATGATCGCATGCAAGACGCATATCGCGCTTGGCTCGTCGGCACAGGACACGTCCAAGGGGCACGGCGCGCTGACCTCGGACGAGCTGATCGCGGACACAAAGGCGGCTTATGGCTGGAACTACGGCCCGTTCGAAATCCCGGGCGATGTGAAAAAGCAGTGGGAGGCCATCGGCAAGCGTGGCGCAGAGGATCGCCGCGCGTGGGAAGAGCGCCTGCTGTCGGTTTCCGGCGCGAAGCAGAAAGAATTTGCGCGCTGCTACGCGGGTGATGTGCCCAAGAAGCTGTCGGCCACGATCAAGGCGTTGAAGAAGCAGATCAGCGAGAGCCAGCCGAAGGTCGCGACCCGCAAGGCCTCCGAGATGGCGCTGGAAGTGATCAATCCGATCATGCAGGAAACCTTCGGCGGCTCGGCCGACCTGACCGGGTCGAACAATACGTTGACCAGCGATATGGGCGTTTTCAGCCCCGACAATCGCAAAGGTCGCTACATGTATTACGGCATCCGAGAGCATGGGATGGCGGCTGCCATGAACGGCATCGCTTTGCATGGCGGATCAAAGGCTTACGGCGGCACGTTCATGTGCTTCACCGACTATGCCCGCGGCGCGATGCGGCTATCGGCGCTGATGGGCGTGCCGGTGACCTACGTGATGACACACGATTCGATTGGTCTTGGCGAAGACGGTCCGACCCACCAGCCGGTGGAGCATCTGGCGATGCTGCGCGCGACGCCCAACGTCAATGTCTTCCGCCCCGCAGACGCGGTCGAGACCGCAGAGGCGTGGGAGCTGGCGCTGTCGTCGAAGAAAACCCCGTCCGTTCTGGCGCTGTCCCGCCAAGGACTGCCGACGGTCCGCACGGATCACACGCTGAAAAATCAGGTTGCGACCGGCGGCTACGTCTTGGCCGAGGCCACCGGCAAGCGGCAGGCGATCCTGATGGCGACCGGCTCGGAGGTTGAAATCGCGCTCGCCGCCCGCGACCTGCTCGAGTCCGAGGGGATCGGCACCCGTGTCGTCTCCATGCCGTGCTGGGAGCTGTTCGAGGAGCAGGACGAGAAGTACCGCCGCAAGGTTCTGCCCGCAGGCCCGGTGCGCGTCGCTGTCGAGGCCGCCATCCGCTTCGGCTGGGACCGCTGGCTGTTCGGCGAGCGTGGCAAGCGCGAGAAGTCGGGCTTTGTCGGCATGCATGGCTTCGGTGCGTCGGCGCCCGCGGGCGATCTCTACAAGCATTTCGGCATCACCGCAAAGGCCGTGGCCGAGAAGGTCAAGAGCCTGCTCTGA